One genomic window of Dama dama isolate Ldn47 chromosome 7, ASM3311817v1, whole genome shotgun sequence includes the following:
- the DXO gene encoding decapping and exoribonuclease protein: MESRGTKREAGKIEVAEPRNKLPRPAPSLPTDPALYSGPFPFYRRPSELGCFSLDAQRQYHGDARALRYYSPPPTNGQSPNFDLRDGYPDRYQPRDEEVQERLDHLLRWLLAHRGQLEGGPGWLAGAIVTWRGHLTKLLTTPYERQEGWQLAASRFQGTLYLSEVETPTARVQRLTRPPLLRELMYMGYKFEQYMCADKPGVSPDPSGEVNTNVAFCSVLRSRLGNHPLLFSGEVDCTDPQAPSTQPPTCYVELKTSKEMHSPGQWKSFYRHKLLKWWAQSFLPGVPNVVAGFRNPEGFVCSLKTFPTMEMFEYVRNDRDGWNPSVCMNFCAAFLSFAQNTVVHDDPRLVYLFSWEPGGPVTVSEHRDAPHAFLPPWYVEAVTQDLPSPPKTPSPKD; this comes from the exons ATGGAGTCCAGAGGGACCAAGAGAGAAGCTGGAAAGATAGAGGTCGCTGAGCCTCGGAACAAGCTCCCCCGCCCAGCACCCTCCCTGCCCACAGACCCCGCTCTCTACTCTGGGCCCTTTCCTTTCTACCGGCGCCCTTCCGAATTGGGCTGCTTCTCCCTGGATGCACAGCGCCAGTACCATGGAGACGCTCGCGCTTTGCGGTACTACAGCCCACCTCCCACCAATGGTCAAAGCCCCAACTTTGACCTCAGAGACGGATACCCTGATCGATACCAGCCCCGGGACGAAGAGGTCCAGGAGAGGTTGGACCACCTGCTACGCTGGCTCCTGGCGCACCGAGGCCAGCTAGAGGG GGGTCCAGGCTGGCTGGCAGGGGCCATAGTGACGTGGCGGGGGCACCTGACAAAACTGCTGACGACACCATATGAGCGGCAGGAAGGCTGGCAGCTGGCAGCCTCCCGGTTCCAGGGGACGCTCTACTTGAGTGAGGTAGAGACGCCGACTGCTCGGGTTCAGAGGCTTACTCGGCCACCGCTTCTCCGGGAGCTTATGTACATGGGGTACAAATTTGAGCAGTACATGTGTGCAG ATAAACCCGGAGTCTCCCCAGATCCCTCTGGGGAGGTTAACACCAACGTGGCCTTCTGCTCTGTGCTACGCAGCCGCCTGGGAaaccaccctcttctcttctccggGGAGGTGGACTGCACAGACCCCCAGGCCCCATCCACACAGCCCCCCACCTGCTATGTGGAGCTCAAGACCTCCAAGGAGATGCACAGCCCTGGCCAATGGAAGAGCTTCTACAG ACACAAGCTCCTGAAATGGTGGGCCCAGTCGTTCCTGCCAGGCGTCCCAAATGTTGTTGCTGGCTTCCGTAACCCGGAGGGTTTTGTCTGTTCCCTGAAGACCTTTCCTACCATGGAGATGTTTGAATACGTCAGG AATGACCGTGACGGCTGGAATCCCTCCGTGTGCATGAACTTCTGTGCCGCCTTCCTTAGTTTTGCCCAGAACACAGTGGTTCATGATGACCCCAG GCTCGTCTACCTCTTCTCCTGGGAGCCCGGTGGCCCTGTCACAGTGTCTGAACACCGAGATGCACCCCACGCCTTCCTGCCTCCATGGTACGTGGAAGCTGTGACCCAGGACCTCCCGTCACCCCCCAAGACACCCTCGCCCAAGGACTGA